The Schistocerca gregaria isolate iqSchGreg1 chromosome 4, iqSchGreg1.2, whole genome shotgun sequence genome contains a region encoding:
- the LOC126267388 gene encoding uncharacterized protein LOC126267388: MSILEEPKDYMKEPVVFKKEFGDYTAFYVAIGICTVFGAFLFLLNIVFCCCSKYKEYWKDSNTGNRWLVSIWTKTPHHQPPLDLTELEECYIPSKQIAAEYPQEYLELQKRESDL; encoded by the exons ATGTCCATTTTAGAAGAGCCAAAGGATTACATGAAAGAACCGGTGGTTTTCAAAAAAGAGTTTGGTGATTACACGGCATTTTATGTTGCAATAGGTATTTGCACTGTTTTTGGGGCATTCCTCTTCTTGCTGAATATAGTGTTTTGCTGCTgctcaaagtacaaagaatattggAAGGACAGTAATACAG GCAATCGTTGGCTTGTGTCAATTTGGACGAAAACTCCACATCATCAGCCACCACTTGACCTTACAGAACTTGAGGAGTGTTATATACCCTCAAAACAGATTGCTGCTGAATATCCTCAGGAGTACTTGGAACTTCAAAAACGTGAGAGTGATCTCTAA